One stretch of Arachis duranensis cultivar V14167 chromosome 1, aradu.V14167.gnm2.J7QH, whole genome shotgun sequence DNA includes these proteins:
- the LOC107459407 gene encoding myosin-binding protein 7 — protein MVETSTASPMAEADITAMKETLRAQQILLQQLHAELDQEREASATAASEAMDMILRLQGEKAAVKMEASHYKRMAEEKIGHAEETLEVFEELMYQKEMETTALEFQVLAYKQKLLALGVDINLSELEFPDDLLLNRSEQNGEDDQSSSMRRLQSLPPIAFKNTFRAARKRDRSPSPTPFNIPVPKSAETNDQEDYPNGSLDSYWNQIKKLDEKVKEISDCKESGVEICPRPRIRRGRSCSLLLQLGSPATSDQTDKVISSRASRHGSTNDRESVASVSTLVNVHDVFEVPQASEKKVLEADSRLTKPDSLSDEIVESNVRPDIDKRKSKIIPQKPISKDMKTIIRQKKEEMDAESNASRAEIQRLHQRIERLERERMNPRPHEGDKEEHLRLLKEIYHRITLIMSEIKSIKTETPPPKNVPLDPLQEAMLYFWI, from the exons ATGGTTGAGACTAGCACGGCGTCTCCCATGGCGGAGGCTGATATAACAGCAATGAAGGAAACACTCCGAGCCCAACAAATTCTTCTGCAGCAGCTACATGCAGAGTTGGATCAGGAAAGAGAAGCCTCTGCTACTGCAGCCAGCGAAGCTATGGACATGATACTTCGTCTGCAAGGCGAAAAGGCTGCCGTGAAGATGGAGGCAAGTCACTACAAGAGAATGGCAGAGGAGAAGATAGGTCATGCTGAGGAAACTCTTGAAGTCTTTGAAGAGCTTATGTATCAGAAGGAGATGGAAACCACTGCTCTTGAGTTCCAAGTCTTGGCTTACAAACAGAAGCTTCTGGCATTGGGAGTAGATATCAATCTCAGTGAGCTTGAATTCCCTGATGATCTTCTTCTTAATAGAAGTGAACAAAATGGAGAAGATGATCAAAGTAGCTCTATGAGAAGGTTGCAATCATTGCCCCCTATTGCTTTTAAGAATACATTTAGAGCTGCAAGAAAGAGGGACAGATCTCCTAGTCCTACTCCATTTAATATTCCGGTTCCTAAATCGGCTGAGACCAATGATCAGGAAGACTATCCTAATGGATCACTTGATTCATATTGGAACCAAATCAAAAAGTTAGATGAAAAAGTTAAAGAGATTTCAGATTGCAAAGAATCTGGAGTTGAAATATGTCCAAGACCAAGGATTAGAAGAGGGAGATCATGTTCATTGTTATTACAATTAGGCAGTCCAGCAACCTCTGATCAAACAGATAAAGTAATCTCAAGTAGAGCGAGTCGTCATGGAAGTACAAACGATAGAGAATCGGTTGCAAGTGTCTCTACCTTGGTTAATGTTCATGATGTATTTGAAGTGCCACAAGCTAGTGAGAAAAAGGTTTTAGAAGCAGATAGCAGATTAACAAAACCAGATTCTTTGTCTGATGAAATTGTAGAATCAAATGTTAGACCTGATATAGACAAGAGAAAGAGCAAGATTATTCCACAAAAGCCTATTTCCAAAGATATGAAGACCATCATTCGGCAGAAAAAGGAAGAGATGGATGCTGAAAGCAATGCGTCTCGAGCTGAGATTCAAAGGTTGCATCAGAGAATCGAACGGCTCGAGAGGGAAAGAATGAATCCAAGGCCACATGAAGGGGATAAAGAAGAACATTTGAGGTTGTTGAAGGAGATATACCATCGAATCACTTTGATTATGTCCGAGATAAAGTCTATCAAAACTGAAACTCCTCCACCTAAGAATGTGCCACTGGATCCTCTTCAAGAG GCAATGTTATACTTTTGGATTTGA